From the Micromonospora sediminicola genome, one window contains:
- a CDS encoding glutaredoxin family protein, whose product MGRSWWLAGLMLVVGVLVGVAQEGVASSVLGFAGFAVLAALFSPLAFPRSLSAAEARRRSARDGRPVVYWRPGCTYCLRLRLRLGRHAGRAHWVDIWRDPEAAAAVRAVTGGDETVPTVVLPDQAVVNPDPAWLRARLRA is encoded by the coding sequence ATGGGGCGCAGCTGGTGGCTCGCCGGGCTGATGCTCGTCGTCGGCGTGCTGGTGGGCGTCGCCCAGGAGGGCGTGGCGTCGTCCGTGCTGGGCTTCGCGGGCTTCGCCGTCCTGGCCGCGCTTTTCTCGCCGCTGGCCTTCCCCCGGTCGCTGAGCGCGGCCGAGGCGCGCCGGCGCAGCGCGCGCGACGGCCGCCCGGTCGTCTACTGGCGTCCCGGCTGCACCTACTGCCTCCGGTTGCGCCTGCGACTGGGCCGGCACGCCGGGCGGGCGCACTGGGTGGACATCTGGCGTGACCCGGAGGCAGCGGCGGCGGTCCGGGCGGTCACCGGCGGCGACGAGACCGTCCCGACGGTGGTGCTGCCGGACCAGGCCGTGGTGAACCCCGACCCGGCCTGGCTGCGCGCGCGGCTCCGGGCCTGA
- a CDS encoding FAD-binding and (Fe-S)-binding domain-containing protein produces the protein MELSAEIRAGLESVVPGGVATRAADRLRLAHDASHYLLHPGAVVTPTDAGQVAALLAQSRRGGVPLTFRSGGTSLSGQAVTDRLLVDVRRHFRDLTVLDDGRRVRVQPGVVLRQVNARLAPYGRKLGPDPASESACTVGGVVANNSSGMTCGTEFNTYRTLESLVLVLPSGTVLDTGGADADARLRAAEPDLHAGLLRLRDRVRGNPDSVRRVRAQYAMKNTMGYGVNAFLDHDDPVDLLTRLVVGSEGTLAFVASATFRTVPVHRHAATGLLVFDSLGAATAAMPELVAAGPAAVELLDAAALRVAQRDPKADAALRGLAVRGHAALLVEWQESDPDALAGRVAAAEPVLAGLPLTAPARLSGEPAARAALWHIRKGLYAAVAGARPSGTTALLEDVAVPVEALAGTCAALAELFDRHRYADSVIFGHAKDGNLHFMLNERFADGAAPTRYADFTEEMVDLVLGHGGTLKAEHGTGRVMAPYVRRQFGDELYDVMRQVKTLCDPDGVLNPGVLLSDDPEIHLRHLKTVPTVEEEVDRCVECGYCEPVCPSRDLTTTPRQRIVLRREIAAAEAAGDRALARELTDAYDYDAVQTCAVDGMCATACPVLINTGDLVKRLRAEEHGRATRTGWRGAARRWDATTRGMARGLDLAGALPPALPEAATRAARAVLGADRVPQWRRDLPRGGTPRQAHPADDPDAVFVPSCLGTLFAPAEGGVGVAAALLTLADRAGVRLLVPDGIGDLCCGTPWSSKGLTDGYRAVRDRVPPVLRAASRDGALPVVSDAASCTEGFDRLLADAGDLRVVDAVSYTAATLLPRLTVRRRLGSLALHPTCSSTRLGLDDALLTVARAIADEVVVPDGWQCCGFAGDRGLLHPELTASATRAEAAAVTARPFDGYASVNRTCEIGLARATGQPYRHLLELLAEVTA, from the coding sequence ATGGAGCTGAGCGCGGAGATCCGGGCCGGGCTGGAGTCGGTGGTGCCCGGCGGGGTGGCGACCCGGGCGGCGGACCGGCTGCGGCTGGCCCACGACGCGTCGCACTACCTGCTGCACCCCGGCGCGGTGGTCACCCCGACCGACGCCGGCCAGGTCGCCGCGCTGCTCGCGCAGAGCCGGCGCGGCGGCGTCCCGCTGACCTTCCGCTCCGGCGGCACCAGCCTCAGCGGCCAGGCGGTCACCGACCGGCTGCTGGTCGACGTCCGCCGACACTTCCGCGACCTGACCGTGCTCGACGACGGGCGGCGGGTCCGGGTGCAGCCCGGCGTGGTGCTGCGCCAGGTCAACGCGCGGCTCGCGCCGTACGGCCGCAAGCTCGGCCCGGACCCGGCCAGCGAGTCCGCGTGCACCGTCGGCGGCGTGGTCGCCAACAACTCCAGCGGCATGACCTGCGGCACCGAGTTCAACACCTACCGGACGCTGGAGTCGCTGGTGCTGGTGCTGCCCAGCGGCACCGTGCTGGACACCGGCGGCGCGGACGCCGACGCCCGGCTGCGCGCCGCCGAGCCGGACCTGCACGCCGGGCTGCTGCGGTTGCGCGACCGGGTGCGCGGCAACCCCGACTCGGTGCGCCGGGTCCGCGCCCAGTACGCCATGAAGAACACCATGGGGTACGGCGTGAACGCGTTCCTCGACCACGACGACCCGGTCGACCTGCTCACCCGGCTGGTGGTCGGCAGTGAGGGCACGCTCGCGTTCGTCGCGTCGGCGACGTTCCGCACCGTACCGGTGCACCGGCACGCCGCGACCGGTCTGCTGGTCTTCGACTCGCTCGGCGCGGCGACGGCCGCCATGCCGGAGCTGGTGGCCGCCGGGCCGGCGGCGGTCGAGCTGCTCGACGCCGCCGCCCTGCGGGTCGCCCAGCGGGACCCGAAGGCGGACGCCGCGCTGCGCGGCCTGGCCGTGCGCGGGCACGCCGCGCTGCTGGTCGAGTGGCAGGAGTCCGACCCGGACGCGCTGGCCGGGCGGGTCGCCGCCGCCGAGCCGGTGCTGGCCGGGCTGCCGTTGACCGCGCCGGCCCGGCTCAGCGGGGAACCCGCCGCCCGCGCCGCGCTCTGGCACATCCGCAAGGGTCTCTACGCCGCGGTGGCCGGCGCCCGCCCGTCCGGCACCACCGCGCTGCTGGAGGACGTCGCCGTGCCGGTCGAGGCCCTCGCGGGCACCTGCGCGGCGTTGGCCGAGCTGTTCGACCGGCACCGCTACGCCGACAGCGTGATCTTCGGCCACGCCAAGGACGGCAACCTGCACTTCATGCTCAACGAGCGGTTCGCCGACGGCGCGGCCCCCACCCGCTACGCCGACTTCACCGAGGAGATGGTCGACCTGGTCCTCGGCCACGGCGGCACGCTGAAGGCCGAGCACGGCACCGGCCGGGTGATGGCCCCCTACGTGCGCCGCCAGTTCGGCGACGAGCTGTACGACGTGATGCGGCAGGTGAAGACGCTCTGCGACCCGGACGGCGTGCTCAACCCCGGCGTGCTGCTCAGCGACGACCCGGAAATCCACCTGCGGCACCTGAAGACCGTGCCGACGGTGGAGGAGGAGGTGGACCGGTGCGTCGAGTGCGGCTACTGCGAGCCGGTCTGCCCCAGCCGCGACCTCACCACCACGCCCCGGCAGCGGATCGTGCTGCGCCGCGAGATCGCCGCCGCCGAGGCCGCCGGCGACCGGGCGCTGGCCCGGGAGCTGACCGACGCGTACGACTACGACGCGGTGCAGACCTGCGCCGTGGACGGCATGTGCGCCACCGCCTGCCCGGTCCTGATCAACACGGGTGACCTGGTCAAGCGGCTGCGCGCCGAGGAGCACGGGCGGGCCACGCGCACCGGCTGGCGGGGCGCGGCCCGACGCTGGGACGCCACCACCCGGGGCATGGCCCGGGGGCTGGACCTGGCCGGCGCGCTGCCGCCCGCGCTGCCCGAGGCGGCCACCCGGGCCGCCCGCGCCGTGCTCGGCGCGGACCGGGTGCCGCAGTGGCGGCGGGACCTGCCGCGCGGCGGCACGCCCCGCCAGGCCCACCCGGCGGACGACCCGGACGCCGTCTTCGTGCCGTCCTGCCTCGGCACGCTGTTCGCCCCGGCCGAGGGCGGCGTCGGCGTGGCCGCCGCGCTGCTCACGCTCGCCGACCGGGCCGGCGTCCGCCTGCTCGTGCCGGACGGGATCGGCGACCTCTGCTGCGGCACGCCCTGGTCGTCCAAGGGCCTCACCGACGGCTACCGCGCGGTGCGCGACCGGGTCCCGCCGGTGCTGCGCGCGGCCAGCCGCGACGGGGCGCTGCCGGTGGTCAGCGACGCCGCCTCCTGCACCGAGGGCTTCGACCGGCTGCTCGCCGACGCCGGTGACCTGCGGGTGGTCGACGCCGTCTCCTACACCGCCGCCACGCTGCTGCCGCGACTGACCGTACGCCGGCGGCTCGGCTCGCTCGCGCTGCACCCGACCTGCTCGTCCACCCGGCTCGGCCTGGACGACGCGCTGCTCACGGTGGCCCGCGCGATCGCCGACGAGGTGGTGGTCCCGGATGGCTGGCAGTGCTGCGGCTTCGCCGGCGACCGGGGCCTGCTGCACCCGGAGCTGACCGCGTCGGCCACCCGGGCCGAGGCCGCCGCCGTCACCGCGCGCCCCTTCGACGGGTACGCCTCGGTGAACCGCACCTGCGAGATCGGCCTGGCCCGGGCCACCGGGCAGCCGTACCGACACCTGCTGGAGCTGCTGGCCGAGGTGACCGCCTGA
- a CDS encoding nitronate monooxygenase: MTGIRDLLGVDLPVVAAPMAGGPSTTRLATAVGTAGGFAFLAAGYRTPEAVAAEIAELRAGGHPFGVNVFVPTPVPVTEAEFRRYADRIAPEGAPYGLDLATADRVADDDHWDGKLDLLRREPVPVVSFTFGPPPAAVVRDLRRAGSRVLVTVTGPEEAAAAADLGVDGLVAQSGAAGGHLGTFTPAAPPAPRPLPDLVRQVAGRTGLPVLAAGGVGGGRDVADALAAGAVGVLVGTLLLLADESGTGRTHRDALGDPARDRTVVTRAFTGRPARALRNRFVERHDAAAPLGYPALHHLTRPLRVAAAGAGDADRLHLWAGTGWRGARAAPVADLVAELTRPL, translated from the coding sequence GTGACGGGAATTCGGGATCTGCTCGGGGTGGACCTGCCGGTGGTGGCGGCGCCGATGGCCGGCGGGCCGTCCACCACCCGGCTCGCGACGGCGGTGGGTACGGCCGGCGGCTTCGCCTTCCTCGCCGCCGGCTACCGCACCCCCGAGGCGGTGGCGGCGGAGATCGCCGAGTTGCGGGCCGGCGGCCACCCGTTCGGGGTGAACGTCTTCGTGCCCACCCCGGTGCCGGTCACGGAGGCGGAGTTCCGCCGCTACGCGGACCGGATCGCGCCCGAGGGCGCGCCCTACGGCCTGGACCTCGCGACGGCCGACCGGGTCGCCGACGACGACCACTGGGACGGCAAGCTCGACCTGCTGCGCCGCGAACCGGTGCCGGTGGTCAGCTTCACGTTCGGCCCACCGCCGGCAGCCGTGGTCCGGGACCTGCGCCGGGCCGGCAGCCGGGTGCTGGTCACCGTGACCGGGCCGGAGGAGGCGGCGGCCGCTGCCGACCTCGGGGTGGACGGGCTGGTGGCGCAGAGCGGGGCGGCCGGCGGCCACCTCGGCACGTTCACCCCGGCGGCCCCACCCGCGCCGCGTCCGCTGCCGGACCTGGTCCGGCAGGTGGCCGGACGCACCGGGCTGCCGGTCCTCGCCGCGGGCGGGGTGGGCGGCGGGCGGGACGTCGCCGACGCGCTCGCCGCCGGCGCGGTCGGGGTGCTGGTCGGCACGCTGTTGCTGCTGGCGGACGAGAGCGGCACCGGGCGGACCCACCGGGACGCGCTCGGCGACCCGGCCCGGGACCGGACCGTGGTCACCCGCGCGTTCACCGGCCGTCCCGCGCGGGCGCTGCGCAACCGCTTCGTCGAGCGGCACGACGCGGCGGCCCCGCTCGGCTATCCGGCGCTGCACCACCTGACCCGGCCGTTGCGGGTCGCCGCCGCCGGGGCCGGTGACGCCGACCGGTTGCACCTGTGGGCCGGCACCGGCTGGCGCGGCGCCCGGGCGGCGCCGGTCGCCGACCTGGTCGCGGAGCTGACCCGCCCGCTCTGA
- a CDS encoding VOC family protein — protein sequence MHRSRLYALIIDAPQKSAGEVTAFWSAALGADVRTHPSEPEFTGLADVVPGLVTAVQAVDDAPRHHLDIETDDVPAEVERLRGLGAIPVSRWQDCHVLRAPGGHLVCVIPVASDPELFASTATRWP from the coding sequence ATGCATCGATCCCGGCTGTACGCCCTGATCATCGACGCGCCCCAGAAGTCCGCGGGGGAGGTCACCGCGTTCTGGTCCGCCGCGCTCGGCGCCGACGTCCGCACCCACCCGAGCGAGCCCGAGTTCACCGGCCTGGCCGACGTGGTGCCGGGTCTGGTCACCGCCGTGCAGGCGGTGGACGACGCGCCCCGCCACCACCTCGACATCGAGACCGACGACGTGCCGGCCGAGGTCGAGCGGTTGCGGGGGTTGGGCGCCATCCCGGTCTCCCGGTGGCAGGACTGCCACGTGCTGCGGGCGCCGGGGGGTCACCTGGTCTGCGTGATCCCGGTGGCCAGCGACCCGGAGCTGTTCGCGTCGACCGCCACCCGCTGGCCGTGA
- a CDS encoding glycosyl hydrolase translates to MTLPLRDFSPGAAPLPEPVPSPARRRPRRVVALAAVSVLAAGLLGVVVGGGGTAAAGTVGAGSYTETLPPGAVLPKGCGTVSTNPRIFATADAPAGAIPTNDWWSSLIWKRNNCGGSENLQAHPLAFKAENNGLGLSYTTTPAISGTATGVGEFHYPYTEDVRVGVAGLAAPVVKAADWTDWTVTADWSDGNRSMRATIGHGLPFSYYTVTGGGAAQLTATATPTVWRNSGATIGFTVNGHDYVAYAPTGATWTVNGAGISSTLAGKGYFSVAVLPGGADKAALADEYGRYAHAHVTGTRMSYAYDQSAGTVRTTYAFTTTPREGTETKTVVALYPHQWRSLTGATPITGTYVSARGAMRVLVGVPSFTTSMRYTGVLPEVPAVGDATGADLTTVTNYLNAELANPEGISGRDTYWAGKGLGRAARIAEIADQLGLTAVRDAAVTAMKARLTNWLTASSGETGQLFYYDRNWGTLIGYPASYGSDEDLNDHHFHYGYFVAAAATVAKFDPGWADDTRYGGMVDLLIRDANNYDRADNRFPYLRDFDIYAGHDWASGLAPFFAGNNQESSSEGMNFANALIQWGQATGNTAVRDAGVYLWTTQSAAISEYWFDVHDENFPAAFGHKTVGMVWGDGGAYATWFSSAPEMIQGINMLPITGGHLYLGDHPEYVKANYAELLANKNGPPTVWQDIIWEFLALGDGEQALRNFRANSTFASEEGESKAHTFHWIRNLAALGTVDTSVTANHPLAKVFRTGTERTYVASNITAAPLTVTFSDGTTLAVPAGKTVTSGAYTWSGGSATGGVTVPTGPPPTSTPTPTPSTPTPTPTTPSPTPTTPSPTPTTPPPALEPTRYLGSGGALGDAAGPAGTVTVAAANGNHDGAPANAQVFTATGLTGTYTGGNTAFDLAVDAGTAVGNGVQARVSYDLTGDGSFDRVETYRYYATDPVTGVEHYRQTQGLTSATGTLGDLSGGTVRIEVWNAIGSGPTTLGIGDASRLVLPYAGSTATTTPPASGGFTAERHLVGPAGLAGAAGASATVTVPATGGEPLRFTASGLTARYTGQATRFDLLLDAGTTVGNGTHVRVSYDLTGDGTADRVETYQYFATDPVSGWEHYTQARGLLSGVGTLGDLAGGTVTVEVWNAIGAGATTLGTGDRSTVTLPYTA, encoded by the coding sequence ATGACACTCCCCCTGCGGGACTTCTCCCCCGGCGCCGCACCGCTGCCGGAACCGGTTCCGTCCCCCGCCCGCCGACGCCCCCGTCGTGTGGTCGCCCTCGCCGCCGTGTCCGTGCTCGCGGCCGGACTGCTCGGCGTCGTGGTCGGCGGTGGCGGCACCGCCGCCGCCGGCACCGTCGGCGCGGGCAGCTACACCGAGACGCTGCCGCCCGGCGCCGTGCTGCCCAAGGGCTGCGGCACCGTCAGCACCAACCCGCGGATCTTCGCCACCGCGGACGCCCCGGCCGGCGCGATCCCCACCAACGACTGGTGGTCGTCGCTGATCTGGAAGCGCAACAACTGCGGCGGCAGCGAGAACCTCCAGGCCCACCCGCTGGCGTTCAAGGCCGAGAACAACGGGCTCGGGCTGTCGTACACCACCACGCCGGCGATCAGCGGCACCGCCACCGGGGTCGGCGAGTTCCACTACCCGTACACCGAGGACGTCCGGGTCGGGGTGGCCGGCCTCGCCGCGCCCGTGGTCAAGGCCGCCGACTGGACCGACTGGACGGTCACCGCCGACTGGAGCGACGGCAACCGGAGCATGCGGGCCACCATCGGCCACGGGCTGCCGTTCAGCTACTACACCGTCACCGGCGGCGGCGCCGCGCAGCTCACCGCCACCGCGACGCCGACGGTCTGGCGCAACTCCGGGGCCACCATCGGCTTCACCGTCAACGGCCACGACTACGTCGCGTACGCGCCGACCGGCGCGACCTGGACCGTCAACGGCGCCGGCATCAGCTCGACGCTCGCCGGCAAGGGCTATTTCTCCGTGGCCGTGCTGCCCGGCGGCGCGGACAAAGCCGCCCTCGCCGACGAGTACGGCAGGTACGCCCACGCGCACGTCACCGGCACCCGGATGAGCTACGCGTACGACCAGTCCGCCGGCACGGTGCGCACCACGTACGCGTTCACCACCACGCCCCGCGAGGGCACCGAGACGAAGACGGTGGTGGCGCTCTACCCGCACCAGTGGCGCAGCCTCACCGGCGCCACCCCGATCACCGGCACGTACGTCTCCGCGCGCGGCGCCATGCGGGTGCTGGTCGGGGTGCCGTCCTTCACCACCTCGATGCGCTACACCGGCGTGCTGCCGGAGGTGCCGGCGGTGGGTGACGCGACGGGCGCGGACCTGACCACCGTCACCAACTACCTCAACGCCGAACTGGCCAACCCGGAGGGGATCAGCGGACGCGACACCTACTGGGCCGGCAAGGGCCTCGGCCGGGCCGCCCGGATCGCCGAGATCGCCGACCAGCTCGGCCTCACCGCCGTCCGCGACGCGGCGGTGACCGCCATGAAGGCGCGGCTGACCAACTGGCTCACCGCGAGCTCCGGCGAGACCGGCCAGCTGTTCTACTACGACCGCAACTGGGGCACGCTCATCGGCTACCCCGCCTCGTACGGCTCCGACGAGGACCTCAACGACCACCACTTCCACTACGGCTACTTCGTCGCCGCCGCGGCCACGGTCGCCAAGTTCGACCCGGGCTGGGCCGACGACACCCGCTACGGCGGCATGGTGGACCTGCTCATCCGCGACGCCAACAACTACGACCGCGCCGACAACCGGTTCCCCTACCTGCGGGACTTCGACATCTACGCCGGCCACGACTGGGCCTCCGGCCTGGCGCCGTTCTTCGCCGGCAACAACCAGGAGTCCTCCTCGGAGGGCATGAACTTCGCCAACGCGCTCATCCAGTGGGGTCAGGCCACCGGGAACACCGCCGTCCGTGACGCCGGCGTCTACCTGTGGACCACCCAGTCGGCGGCCATCTCCGAGTACTGGTTCGACGTGCACGACGAGAACTTCCCGGCCGCCTTCGGCCACAAGACCGTCGGCATGGTGTGGGGCGACGGCGGCGCGTACGCCACCTGGTTCTCCTCGGCGCCGGAGATGATCCAGGGCATCAACATGCTGCCGATCACCGGCGGTCACCTCTACCTCGGCGACCACCCGGAGTACGTCAAGGCCAACTACGCGGAGCTGCTCGCCAACAAGAACGGCCCGCCGACGGTGTGGCAGGACATCATCTGGGAGTTCCTGGCCCTCGGCGACGGCGAGCAGGCGTTGCGCAACTTCCGGGCCAACAGCACCTTCGCCAGCGAGGAGGGCGAGAGCAAGGCGCACACGTTCCACTGGATCCGCAACCTCGCCGCGCTCGGCACGGTGGACACCTCGGTCACCGCGAACCACCCGCTGGCGAAGGTGTTCCGCACGGGCACCGAGCGCACGTACGTGGCGTCGAACATCACCGCGGCGCCGCTGACGGTCACGTTCTCCGACGGCACCACGCTGGCGGTGCCGGCCGGGAAGACCGTCACCTCCGGGGCGTACACCTGGAGCGGGGGCAGCGCCACCGGCGGCGTGACGGTGCCGACCGGTCCCCCGCCGACGTCGACGCCGACCCCGACGCCCAGCACCCCCACGCCGACGCCGACCACCCCGAGCCCGACGCCGACCACCCCGAGCCCGACGCCGACGACCCCGCCGCCGGCGCTGGAGCCGACCCGCTACCTGGGCTCCGGCGGGGCACTGGGCGACGCCGCCGGCCCGGCCGGCACGGTCACGGTGGCCGCGGCCAACGGCAACCACGACGGCGCGCCGGCCAACGCGCAGGTCTTCACCGCCACCGGGCTGACCGGCACGTACACCGGCGGGAACACGGCGTTCGACCTGGCCGTCGACGCGGGCACCGCGGTCGGCAACGGGGTCCAGGCCCGGGTCTCCTACGACCTCACCGGCGACGGCAGCTTCGACCGGGTGGAGACCTACCGGTACTACGCCACCGACCCGGTCACCGGCGTGGAGCACTACCGGCAGACGCAGGGCCTCACCTCGGCCACCGGCACGCTGGGCGACCTGTCCGGCGGCACGGTCCGGATCGAGGTGTGGAACGCCATCGGCTCCGGGCCCACCACGCTCGGCATCGGTGACGCGTCCCGCCTGGTGCTGCCGTACGCCGGGAGCACCGCCACCACGACGCCGCCGGCGTCGGGCGGATTCACCGCGGAACGTCACCTGGTCGGCCCGGCCGGCCTGGCCGGCGCGGCCGGCGCGTCGGCCACGGTGACCGTCCCGGCGACGGGCGGGGAACCGCTGCGGTTCACCGCCTCCGGTCTGACCGCCCGCTACACCGGCCAGGCGACCCGGTTCGACCTGCTGCTGGACGCGGGCACGACGGTCGGCAACGGCACCCACGTCCGGGTCTCCTACGACCTGACCGGCGACGGCACCGCCGACCGGGTGGAGACGTACCAGTACTTCGCCACCGACCCGGTGTCCGGGTGGGAGCACTACACCCAGGCCCGGGGGTTGCTCTCCGGCGTCGGGACGCTCGGTGACCTGGCCGGCGGCACGGTGACCGTGGAGGTGTGGAACGCCATCGGCGCCGGCGCCACCACACTGGGCACCGGGGACCGCTCGACGGTCACCCTGCCCTACACCGCCTGA